Proteins from a genomic interval of Lacticaseibacillus pabuli:
- a CDS encoding ATP-binding cassette domain-containing protein, protein MVGPSGGGKSTIINLLERFYRVQDGQICLGEQPINAYQLSAWRQNLGLVSQSNAILTGTIRENLTFGLRDNFDDEQLMSVLRATELAHDVMGLPNGLDTQVGEDGHLLSGGQIQRLQIARAYLKAPNFIIFDEATANLDADTEYEITNSLNELIHNRGAIIVAHRLSTIVDADTIYFLENHKITGVGTHDELMNTHATYRRFVQEQIINGQGNG, encoded by the coding sequence ATTGTCGGTCCATCGGGCGGTGGCAAGTCTACAATTATTAATTTACTCGAACGTTTTTATCGCGTTCAGGATGGTCAGATTTGTCTGGGTGAACAGCCGATTAACGCCTATCAACTTAGCGCATGGCGTCAAAACCTTGGTTTGGTTAGTCAAAGTAACGCAATATTGACGGGAACCATTCGAGAAAATTTAACGTTTGGACTTCGTGACAATTTTGATGATGAGCAGCTGATGTCGGTTTTGAGGGCAACTGAATTGGCACATGATGTAATGGGGCTTCCCAATGGTTTAGATACGCAAGTTGGCGAAGATGGTCATCTTTTGTCAGGAGGTCAGATTCAACGGCTTCAAATTGCTCGCGCGTACCTAAAGGCTCCTAATTTTATTATTTTCGATGAGGCAACTGCTAACCTAGATGCCGATACTGAATATGAAATAACTAATAGCTTGAATGAGTTGATTCATAATCGAGGTGCGATTATCGTTGCACATCGTTTGTCAACCATTGTTGATGCGGATACAATATATTTTCTAGAAAATCATAAAATCACCGGTGTAGGTACTCATGATGAATTGATGAATACCCATGCGACATATCGTCGTTTTGTTCAGGAACAAATCATTAACGGGCAGGGCAATGGCTAA
- the mnmE gene encoding tRNA uridine-5-carboxymethylaminomethyl(34) synthesis GTPase MnmE has product MANDAEETITAISTPPGEGAISIVRLSGDEAVAIADKVFRGKNLNKVPTHTINYGHIVDPDSGRVIDEVMVSVMRAPKTFTREDVVEINTHGGIVATQRVLQLVIGAGARMAEPGEFTKRAFLNGRIDLTEAESVMDVIRAKTDRAAQVAVDQLGGNLRELIDGLRQDIVNTLAKVEVNIDYPEYDAEQMTANAVADCARKASAKLDELLATAQSGKILREGLATAIVGRPNVGKSSLLNHLLHEDKAIVTDVAGTTRDVLEEYVSVRGVPLRLVDTAGIRATDDKVEKIGVERSMKALKAADLVLLVLDASRPLSDEDRQLLDATAGKKRIVILNKQDLPQKLDPAELATQLEPGELISTSVMTTGGVDALEAKISQLFNTGIENSQNTVVVSNARQAGLMRQAKNSLQSVHEGLEAGMPLDLVQIDLTEAWTKLGEITGEAAPDELITTLFSQFCLGK; this is encoded by the coding sequence ATGGCAAATGACGCAGAGGAAACCATTACAGCGATTAGTACCCCACCTGGTGAAGGGGCAATTTCGATTGTCCGCCTGTCTGGGGATGAGGCCGTCGCAATCGCTGATAAGGTGTTCCGCGGCAAGAATCTGAATAAGGTGCCAACGCACACGATTAATTATGGGCATATCGTGGATCCTGATTCTGGTCGTGTCATTGATGAGGTTATGGTCAGTGTTATGCGCGCGCCGAAGACCTTTACCCGTGAGGATGTGGTGGAAATCAACACGCACGGGGGGATTGTTGCCACGCAACGGGTCCTGCAGCTGGTCATTGGTGCCGGCGCGCGGATGGCGGAGCCTGGCGAATTTACCAAGCGTGCCTTCTTGAACGGCCGGATTGACCTGACTGAGGCCGAATCCGTCATGGACGTGATCCGTGCCAAGACCGACCGGGCGGCACAAGTGGCCGTGGATCAGCTGGGCGGCAACCTGCGCGAGCTCATTGATGGCTTGCGGCAGGATATCGTCAACACCCTGGCGAAGGTCGAGGTCAACATTGATTATCCTGAGTACGATGCCGAGCAGATGACGGCGAACGCGGTGGCAGACTGTGCGCGTAAAGCCAGTGCTAAGCTGGACGAACTACTTGCGACCGCGCAGAGCGGAAAGATTCTCCGCGAAGGCCTTGCGACTGCGATTGTCGGCCGGCCTAACGTGGGCAAGTCGAGTCTGCTGAACCACCTGTTGCACGAGGACAAGGCGATTGTCACTGACGTTGCCGGGACCACGCGCGACGTGCTGGAAGAGTACGTCAGCGTGCGTGGGGTACCACTGCGCCTGGTCGATACGGCTGGGATTCGCGCGACGGATGACAAGGTCGAAAAAATTGGGGTTGAGCGCTCCATGAAGGCACTCAAGGCCGCGGACTTGGTTCTGCTGGTCCTTGATGCGAGCCGGCCATTGTCGGATGAAGACCGCCAGCTACTGGATGCTACTGCTGGTAAGAAGCGCATTGTCATTTTGAATAAGCAGGACTTACCACAGAAACTGGATCCAGCCGAACTGGCGACCCAGCTAGAACCTGGCGAGCTCATCAGTACCTCCGTCATGACGACGGGCGGCGTTGACGCGCTGGAGGCCAAGATTTCCCAGCTGTTTAACACGGGGATTGAGAACAGTCAGAACACGGTGGTTGTGTCCAATGCGCGCCAAGCCGGGTTGATGCGTCAGGCCAAGAACAGCCTGCAGTCGGTTCATGAAGGACTTGAAGCGGGGATGCCACTCGACCTGGTTCAGATTGACTTGACCGAGGCGTGGACGAAGCTGGGTGAGATTACCGGTGAGGCTGCACCCGATGAGCTGATTACGACCTTGTTCTCGCAGTTCTGCTTGGGTAAGTAG